From a region of the Cognatiyoonia koreensis genome:
- a CDS encoding RraA family protein, which translates to MIEDPRLLSIREGFARPTAKQVAAFRDVPTGFVCDAMDGRGGMGTAISPLLDAHIVGCAIVAENGPEGNLATLGAVHIMQAGDVIIAAMRGGQTVAAAGDMVLAMIRNKGGAGFVTDGPMRDLTGIRDVGLPAWCSGLNPNSPYATGPGRVGYGASVGGQTVESGDIIVADENGVVVVPHAQIDTVIARLDAVRAAEISLEAKVKAGFSEQAKIVEMLADGRAVIED; encoded by the coding sequence ATGATTGAAGACCCAAGACTTCTGAGTATCCGTGAAGGTTTCGCGCGGCCAACAGCAAAGCAAGTCGCTGCGTTTCGCGACGTACCGACAGGTTTTGTTTGCGATGCGATGGACGGCCGCGGAGGTATGGGAACAGCTATCTCGCCCCTGTTGGACGCCCATATCGTCGGTTGCGCAATCGTTGCTGAAAATGGGCCAGAGGGGAATCTCGCGACATTAGGAGCGGTACATATCATGCAAGCGGGGGATGTCATCATAGCAGCCATGCGCGGTGGTCAGACTGTTGCAGCTGCTGGTGACATGGTGCTCGCGATGATACGCAACAAAGGCGGTGCCGGTTTCGTCACGGACGGACCAATGCGCGATCTGACAGGCATCCGCGATGTCGGCCTGCCTGCCTGGTGTAGCGGATTGAATCCCAACTCTCCCTACGCGACCGGTCCCGGCAGGGTCGGCTACGGTGCAAGTGTCGGTGGGCAGACCGTCGAAAGCGGGGACATAATCGTCGCTGATGAAAATGGTGTCGTGGTCGTCCCCCACGCGCAGATTGACACGGTGATTGCCAGACTTGACGCCGTGCGCGCGGCCGAAATCTCGCTTGAGGCGAAGGTAAAAGCAGGTTTCAGTGAGCAAGCGAAGATCGTAGAAATGCTGGCTGACGGGCGCGCAGTGATCGAGGATTGA
- a CDS encoding phytanoyl-CoA dioxygenase family protein, with product MLSADQKAAYDKDGYLVLDGFISGEQLTRMQAATDRLIDASRNVSESDEIYDLDKGHGPDNPRLTRIKLPHKRDQIFEDVLKRSALTEVLTDLLGPDTTLITSKLNTKAPGGGAAVEWHQDWAFYPHTNDDLLAFGVLLEDVDLDNGPLMVIPGTHKGPILSHHTSGVFSGAIDPDDPLFTLEKAVTLTGKAGTVTVHHARILHGSAPNKSDRARKILFFECAAGDAWPILGASSYIHALGQRLFWDDLQDRQITGSPCLAPRLALVPVTMPLPPAPDNSSIFRMQQSGGAKSAFK from the coding sequence ATGCTGAGCGCTGACCAAAAGGCTGCCTATGACAAGGACGGCTATCTGGTACTTGACGGCTTCATATCGGGTGAACAACTGACCCGGATGCAGGCTGCCACAGACCGGCTGATCGACGCGTCCCGCAACGTGAGTGAGAGCGATGAAATTTACGATCTCGATAAGGGGCACGGGCCGGATAATCCGCGACTGACCCGGATCAAACTGCCGCATAAGCGTGACCAGATTTTTGAAGACGTTTTGAAACGGTCTGCATTGACCGAAGTGCTGACCGATCTGCTGGGCCCGGATACAACACTGATCACTTCGAAGCTGAACACGAAGGCCCCGGGTGGAGGTGCGGCCGTAGAGTGGCATCAGGATTGGGCTTTTTACCCGCATACAAACGACGATCTGCTGGCGTTTGGGGTCTTGCTGGAAGACGTGGATCTGGACAACGGACCTTTGATGGTAATTCCCGGCACGCACAAAGGTCCGATCCTAAGCCATCATACAAGCGGTGTGTTCAGCGGCGCGATCGACCCTGATGATCCGCTGTTCACGCTCGAAAAGGCCGTAACGCTGACCGGAAAAGCGGGCACCGTCACCGTCCATCACGCCAGAATTCTGCATGGCTCCGCACCAAATAAGTCAGACCGGGCGCGCAAAATCTTGTTCTTCGAGTGCGCGGCTGGTGATGCGTGGCCGATCCTTGGGGCCAGCAGCTATATCCATGCCCTTGGACAGCGCTTGTTTTGGGATGACCTTCAGGATCGTCAGATTACCGGATCACCGTGCCTTGCACCAAGACTTGCTCTGGTCCCCGTCACGATGCCTCTTCCGCCGGCACCGGACAACTCGTCGATTTTCAGAATGCAGCAATCTGGCGGTGCAAAAAGCGCGTTTAAGTGA